The Drosophila subobscura isolate 14011-0131.10 chromosome A, UCBerk_Dsub_1.0, whole genome shotgun sequence genome includes the window TGATAATAAAAATGTGCGAATTTTATATGAttatccatacatatgtatgacaGATGTCGACTGCATTGACACACCGAAGAAGGAGATGCCCTTACAAGAGATTAGATGATCAAAGTCTTAGGATATTTGGTACTTAGTTCCCTTAAAGGTAAGATATTTGAGTACCTAATGGATTGGATGACATAATTTCTTCAgtataaatttttttttcccaGTAGATTTGATAGCTAGGTTCCTAATCCATGAAATAGGATATATAAAGCATCCCAGACATGGATAGAACTTTGATACTTAATTGTTATATGAGATGTACCCCTAATCAGGTCATTCTGTAACGATCGTCTGCCACATCCGACAACAATATGAACCATGGGAATCACTTGATGATaagtgtaaaatatttcatattgaAATGGTACTTAATTCAACTACACATACTGACAAACTCTTCTATTGATGGGTTGGTAAATACAATGAAATGGTAGCCCTTGGGTTTGGGtacacacagaaacaacagagaaAACAATTGACAATTGAGACATTGAGACACAGGCGACATTTATGGCTTTGCatcacttatgtatgtacatttgtatgtgcaaacagatatacaatatacaacaatacgagtatatttcCAACAAGAACGATAAACGGGAGACATTTATGTGGATATCCCAATGAACAATATGCAACAGGAAGAGGGAACAGGAACAAGAGTCAGTTTGGTAGTGGTGGGGTAGGGGTATCGGGTGAGGTagcagtgtgtgtggaggTGGTGTGTGTGAGGCTAGAACAACAGATCCTCATCGCCATCTTCGTCGAGGATGTTCTGGACCTCCTCGTTGGCGGCGAGATCGCCCAGGCGACGCAGCTCCTCACGCCGCTTGTCGGCTGACTTGCGGGCCTCTCGCTTCTTGTCCTGGATCTTCTTCAAGCGATAGAACTCCTCACGCTCCAGCTCATCCAGTTCACTGATGATGTACTCAATGGTGCGATTAATGCGCGGTATGATCACTGCAAACGGAAAGTATAAGATGATTGCAGAACGGACATACATAGGTGGGACTCACGACTCACCATGTTCGATGGCATTGACACGACGATTGGTTACCTTGATGACATCGTCCAGGGTCACAAACGAGGTCTGCAGCGAGGCCAGCTCGACCAGGAGGCGCACGGCGCTTTGGTAGTTCTTCTTCAGCTTCgtcagctgctggccaccacgAGCCAGACCGGCCAGCTCGTAGGTATCGACTCCATCAATGTATGGCTCGAACACCGGTAGCGTGACACCGGCTACATTGTCCTTCTTGGTGCGTATCTTGATTTGGGCCTTGGTCACGTTCTGGAGCACAATTTGGTTGATGTCGCCGGTTGTGAATTTGGCCTCCGCCAAAGAAAATGCGGCCTCCTTCATCATTTGTCCCATCAGGGTCTTGGTCTGTGAAAATGAAACGTTCATATGAAATTTGAGATTGGATTGGCTTAACCATAGAGACCACATACCTCAATGATCTTGCCGAGAATGAGGCGAAATCGCATCTGCAGCGCATCGGCCTTCTTCTTGAGCAGTCCGTGTCCCTTGGTGGCGCCAGCCAGACGAGATTTCATCAGCGTTTGGGCCCTGTGTGTGGAAAAGCACTTTAATATCCGAGGACACCTGATGGACAGTTGGATACTCACCCGCGGGAGGGGAATACGGGCAAGCGATCTCTGGATGCCATGCTTCTTTTCGGCCTTATGGTCGTAGGGAGaatcaaaacacaaaacacagaagtCACACGCACAACGCCAACtataaactataaatattcacaaaaaaaatatatgcgacaatacaaaaataaacggaCGGGACAGCCACCACGGAACGAGTGCACGTCTAGAGAATGGGCCGACGAATGAGCGACACTAAAGCGACACCAGGTTCGGTCCGGACGGAGAGCAAGCGTCGCTATGCCTCAGCTGTTCCACAACAGCTGTCCACGctgagcgagagaaagagagtgctTTCATAGATGGGATCTCTTCACAGATAGATCCTATATTAAACGAACTACCTTAAGAAAGGTTGTTCGCTTAAGAGATCGAATATTGAAACAGTTATCGATGTGAATGAATGGAATCGCTACAGCAGGATTCCGATGGAACACTCTGCGGTAGGAAATTTACTATTGGGATGGCGAGATCCCATCAATCGATAGCTTTTGATGGCTGTCAACTTGATCGATTTGTGCCGTACAGTTTGTCGAGAGCACGATGTGAAGTGATGCCAGTTCCGTGCAGCAGCTACCGTTAGTCGCGAAGattgatttaaattgaatatGATTGCCGGCAATAACGCACAACGATATTTTTGGGACCGCCCCAACCAACGCCCATTCCGGAGCAAcgggcacacacgcacaataCAAAACAATGCCAGCCGCAGAGACAAGCACAGACGACAAACCGACGGAGCTGACATTGAAATACCTTTGTGCGTTTGACCCAACAATGGGCATGGCTCTGGTTTTGGTTCTGGTTTGGGTATGGCTTCGGTTTTTTTGGCATGGGATCCACAGCAGCGTCACGCAATTTGAATATGCGTCTTCTGCCGTCATGTGTCTCCATTATTATTGGGTTGGAGTGGCTCTGTCATGACTCTATATGTGTCACTGGACACGTGCCCGCACGCCCCATTTGGCCACAGTCCAGTGACGgccaaatattaattaaattattgaatattCATATGTGTACTTGTACTTTGAGAGGGGCTTGAGCTGGTCATTTGGTTAGACTGTTTGGAATGGATTTGTTCAACGAACTGTAGGATATggacatacaatgtacatatgtgcataggAGTATGTGGTTGGGTGGgactttttgcactttttctgTTTCCTTCCCGCATACCGCGTGATCGCTACTACACAAGTCCCTCTGCAACGGTTCTTTTCGCAGTTTGAGTGCGGCTTCATTCGCAATGTTTTCGTTTAACTCCcgcgcagacacacacatatgtacatacatatgtacattcgtgaacactttttgtttgtttgtaaatCTGCAAGATCGGCGATTATTCCTTGCTGCGCGTATGCTTCTCTTCTTCCACGCttcggagagagagagctgccaCATAAAGGAGAGCGAACGCTTGGGAGTGACTCCATTTAcagtttatgttttttaaacTCTTTACAAAGTTTTAAAGTAGTCCATACGTTTTTATGGGTTTTATACTCCTCAGGACCGGGTCACACAAAGCCAATCACTGGCTGATAATTTCACAGAGAAGTTCCGTATATCCAGATATGGTTGAATCATTTGAAGTCTCTTCCACTTCAACAAAATGCTGACAAAcgcacttacatatgtacttggTAAATAACCTTGGGGAGGCCTGGCCATCTTTAAGTGTGCATTAAAAATTCTGTACATTcgtgtatgcatatgtacatatgtatgtatgtacatacgtctATCTATTAACGCAATTTGTCTGACATCCTTCCTCTGCCCCTCTTTGATTGTGGCACGTCCTggccgttgtcgttgccgttgacAGAATTATGGCAAAGCCAAGCTCCCttaaatatgtacgtgtgCCTGCAAATATTGCAGAAAATAGTGTGTCGGGAAAGTATGCTACCGTTTTACAATACCAAGCGTCTTATGTATGCACAATCAttattttcttattatttatcaaaccttttgaaattgctttatAGCATTATGTAAAGATCACCTTTAAGTTATTTGGGAAtgtaattaaacaatttttaaatatgttATAAAACttcttaattaaatatgttattaattaaataatcgGCCCCATGTTTTACATGCATAATATATACTCGATTTAATATGGGAATatcaatattaatttattccaaatatatatatattctcttTACCACTGTGTTCAGTAATTTTGGGACATACTGTGAGTATTTACATTGTGCGAGTATGTGGGTGACGGCACAGCCTCGTTCAGTTCACTCTCTCAGCGCCAGCCTcgttcactcactcactctctccctcatCCACTCTCGCTCCTTCTTCCACTTAAAGTCACGCACAAAGGAAGGGGAGGAATCAACAGTTAGTTGCTGCGTTCAACAACACAGTCGAATTCGCGAGGGAGTGAGAGCGTTTGAgggagtgtgagtgagtgagagtgatGTGGAGGGGAGCAGCTCTCGATTTTACTGTTCGTTCCGGCAATTGTATTGGCATTTGGCCGTAAGTCACGGCCAGCAATCGCTCACTCATTCGCACACAATCAAACACAGAGGCAGTTGCGTGTGTGCGTAATCATGGAAGTGCCTTGAAAAGGGGAGCCAGAATAACCTTTACACTGCTGTATCCCTGTGACCCTGAGGCGAcacgcctctgcctctgcttctggcCCTGGCTCAGTCGACATTTTTTATCCATGCTTCGGCTTTGTAAGGAGAGGGATACCCGAGCACGCAACCACAGCGccgggatgctgctgctgctgtggctccaAGCTCCAGGCTCCAGTCGTCGCAGTTCTCATTTGACAGCGCCCGCAAGTAggttacacatttttttttcccccaGCTCGAAAGCAAGTGAAAGTAACTGAAAGTCAGTgcaaattattaaattgaaattaagtGCGCTCCTTGGGTCGAGtttcttttaattgaaagGGGGAAGTGgtgagagcagagagaaaaccAGAGTAAAGATTGAAGCTGTTAAAGCCAAAGGTGTGTCAATAAAGGCATCAAAACGGTAAgggcgctctctctcacacttcCACTGCTGCCCACTGCCTGCAAGGTGTATGCAAATAGGGTGAAGCATTGCCAGAAATATCCTATACGATTTCTGCCCAATTGTCTGTCATCTCACCTTATttaactacatatgtatgcatgcaacTTGCCTGACAGTGAGTGCACtctttgtatgtgtgtgagaaaGGGACCCCATCCCAGAACAACAGCTAATTGCGTTATACGCAAAAACGAGAAGAATCCATGGAGTGCATATGTATAACAGATATGTATGCGTGTATAagagaattttaattaaattcaagttACATTCCATCCCCAGGCACGGCACCCATACCAACCAACTTGCAATAGCTGTGCCATTATGGAGTACAAACTGATTGGGCCAGAGCATTATGAGGAGGTGATCGACCATCTGCGGAGGAACTTCTTTGCGGACGAACCATTGAACAAAGCTGCTGGGCTGTGTCAGAAGGGATTCGGTAACAGCGAGCTGGAGCACCACAGCCTGGAGACGCTGCAAGATCAGCTCAGCCTGATGGCAGTGGCTCGCAGCGAAGGGGCAGGACAGGCGGGCTGCAAGATTGCTGGAGTGATACTGAACGGCATCCTGCGGCCGGGCGACACAGTGCTGGCCCTGCAGAAGCTTCAGGCGAGCAGCGACATCAACTTCAAGAAGATCTTCGAGCTACTATACAATCACAACCTGAAGGTAGATCTGTTCGGGCGCTTCAAAGTGGACCGCATCTTTGATGTTCGCATCCTTTCGGTGGACGCCAGCTACCGCGGCCAGGGCATTGCCAAGGAGCTGGTTAAGCACGCCGAGTCGCTGGCCCGCAAGCGCGGCTTCCGTCTGCTCAAGGCCGATGCCACGGGCATCTTCTCGCAGAAGATCCTCCGCTCCCACGGATTCGAGCTCTTCGCCGAACAGCTGTACGCCAAGTACACGGACGCAGGCGGTCAGGTGGTCCTGCCCGTAGAAGCGCCACACATTAAGCTCCAGCTGCTGACCAAAAAAGTCGGCCACGACGAGGCAGACGTTGACGTAGAGCCGCAGTAAGGCGGACGCTCGCATTCAACAATaatcttttgtattttctacAGAGACACTCAACATAGTATTTATACGTACACACAGATATTGATAATCATATTGGAATGTGGACAGGACAGCAGCCTGTCCGGCTGGTCCTGTTTGCGTAATTGCGTTTgtaataattgttgttgttatttgtatttttttgttttttgtatgggGACCAACTGCGTCAGAAGCCGCGCGCGTATCAATGATATAAACTAAACTCAAATAAAGTCTAATGTTGTGCCAAACCAAAATGATTCGCTTCGACAACGTAGCAGCCAAGCCTAGCCAAACCATAGTCCATACTCCATACTCCATATCCAATTCAAAtccaatcaaatcgaatcgaattgaagCGAATTATTCGTTCAGTTGTGTCCTATCCTATCCAATAATATCACAAAGCGCAGATCCATCCTTCATTCAAGCACGGCAACTGCTGGGCAGGTACTACGATTACGATGAGCAGAAGAGGCTCCACTTAATTCCTCTATTCCTTGCTGGCCTTTTGCTCAAATATCAAGATGATGTCCTCGTCCGTGCCATAGGCGCGACGTGCCGTGTCCATGGAATCGGTCAGGCAGCGGCATATATCTGCATGCAAAAGGATTACTTTTGGATTTTGCACGAATCTAACAGATACTTACGGCCATCGTGCACCTCTGGGTTGTGGTAGAAGACCTTCTCGGTGGCCATGTCATAGCCGCAGAGCACCACATAGTGACCGGCATACCTTTTGTTGGTGGCCGCAGGCAGGCGTGTATTTTGGGCAATGCAAGGAATATGGAAACAGCTTAGCGGACATGAGCAGGGGGCATGAGCAATTGGGCGGGGGTTCGACCTCACTTACCCGAACTTCTCCAGGACATTCCGCTTGCATATCTCGCAGGTGAGCACCGAGGCATTGGTCAGCAGGATGACTGGGCCGTGGCGTGCCAGATGCCTGAGTATCACCTCCATGTCAACGGTGCGCTGCTCCACGCGCAACCCATGGGCCTTGGCATCCTTGAACTTGCGCGTCACGCGCTTCTCGTCCTTGTCAATGATTTTCGAGTAGTACGTGTGCTGGCTGTAGTTTGGATCGATGCCCAAGGTCTGTGTGTAGTACTCGTGACGCACTTggtagcgcagcagcaggtagCATAAATCAATGGTCCATGTGCTCGACCCGAAGCCCTCCTCCCTGCAGATGTTCTCGAAATTGGTCAGCATCTCGTCCCGCTGCTGGGTGGAGAGTATCATGATGATGCAGGAGAGGCCGCAGTCCCAGTTGTATCTCTGCTGGTAGTGCGTCAGATTGTAGTGTTTGCTCTGCGGCAGGCCGTTCATGGTTTCTTTTCGATTCGGATTGGAatgttcctcctgctgttcTGGAATGTCTTAAGACCCCGAATTGCGTATTTGGCCACCGAAGTACGGAACTATCATATTGAGAAATTGACCATCgatatcgatatttttgtgCGATATTCTTAACGGAACTATGCTGAGGTTTTTCTTTAATGGTGCTCATGGCTGTGAGTGGCATTGCTATGAGAAACGtgtcaaataaaaattccattcaTCAAAATGGCTCCGTATACATTTTACAGAAAATGCGCTAGCGCGTACGTGCATATCGATGAATCGATAGCTGGTTAGTGGGACCCTTCTCCAATATTGGACATCGCTAAGTGTAAGTGTGACCGTGCTGTGGAACATACAAACTACTTCTCAATGCTGcagtaaaaatataaaaatattcagCAAAATGATTTGTCGCCTGTGCCTGAACGCGCTGGACGAGCAGGATGCCGTCCTACTGTTCGGCGGCAACGTTCCCCCCGACGCCACTCAGGATAGCGACAGTGAGGcgccagccgcagcagcagcagcatccaacaGCAAACCAGTGCCGGAAAGCTATTTGGTCAAATTGATCTCGATCCACTTGTACCTCTGCGTAAGTAACTAactccagccagcagcacagcagagtGTCCAGCAGTACGTaattttgcacatttgcaGCTGTCACGCGACGATGCCATCTCCACCTGCATCTGCCCCGAGTGCTGCGGGCAGCTGGAGAGTTTCCACAACTTCtggcagctggtggagctgaAGCAGACGACACTGAGCAGCCAGTTTCTGGAGATTGACTGCGACGTGAACTGGTCGGAGGAGGGCGATGTTGTCGATGTCGATGAGGCGGCGTCGCCCTGCCAGCTCctcaaggaggagctgccagaATTTGCCGAACCGAAGATtgtcgcagcggcagctgcggcggcaTCGGCGGCCAACAAGTTTCCGTGCATGTTCTGCGAAAAGTCCTTCAAGATGCGCCGCTATCTGGAGGAGCATGTGGCCACACACACCGGGGATCGGCCCATTGCCTGTCCCTACTGCGAAATGGCCTTCCGCTGCCGCTCCAACATGTACACGCACGTGAAGAGCAAGCACACCATACAGTGGCTGAAGGCGCGCGAGGAGCGCGACGCAGCCAAGTCTCAGAATCAGTTGCAGGCGCAGCCAGAGGTGCCCAGCGAGCCAGCAGTGatagaagagcagcagcagcagcagcatcctccgccgccgccgccgctgccgctgccgcaacCCTCGCCACCGCAGCCGCTTCCACTGTCCGCCATCAAAAGTGATTCCCTTGAAGCCATCAACCTGACGATGGCCAAAACGTCTCCATCCACGACCCGCACACGCACAACTCGCTCCAGCCGCCGCAAAACTCAGTCCCCCAAGAAGGTCCAAAGCACCGAATGCCATGCcagcgatggcgatggcgatggcgatgccgatgccaaggacaacaacagcagcagtcacgAGCATCACCCCAAGCGCCTCAAGGAGAACGAACTGATGCTGGCCAATTATAATGCTGTGGCCGCCGCTGTGGTGGCAGCGGCCTCGTTTAACGATCGAACATCCACCGGGCAGGCGGACAGCCTGCAGCAGCGTCTGCGTGCGAGTCTactgatgcagcagcagcagcaggatctcTTTACGGCCATgacggcagcggcggccagTACGAGTGCAGCCACCACCGTAACGACGGGAGGCGCCGGAGCACTGTCGCATCCATACAGGTGAGGCACAGACAGCAAAGAAGCCTCAAAATAACTTTTGCTCTAATCCAAAGTCTCAAATCTGTGTGCAGCTCTGTGCCTGGAATGCTGGACAAGCGGCGTCACAGAATGGAGGATAATGCACCTCTATCTGCCACCGCCACGCCCATCATTTGTCCCAGCTGCGGTGAGCTGCCTGGCCACAATCATCGCTGCCTGACAAAGCCCAAATATGCCTGCGAAGTGTGCGGCAAGTGTTTCAAAATGAAGCGCTACCTAGAGGTAAGTGACTCGAGTCTCAACCCAACCTCTCTTCAATGTGCTCTTCATTCTGCTTGCCACAGGAACACTTTGCCACGCACACGGGCGTCAAGCTGCACACCTGCTCCTTCTGCCCCACAGAGTTTCGCTCCAAATCGAATATGTATCATCACACAAAGCGCAAACACAAAGCCGAATGGGAGCGTTCACGGGCCACAcgcaccgctgccgctgccaaaaCGGTGCAGCCAGTCGGCAGTCCCGAAGGTGTCCAGGATTCGGCACTGCCCCCGGCACCGACGGCCACATCCGGGCATCCATAGTTGCTTAtctacatttatacatatttgtattattcTTTAACCtatctcctttttttttgcaactgcATTTTAGTCCGTAATGTATTCGATGTACTTACTTCCTCTGTTTCACCTCTGACCTCCGCACGGAGGCTCCTTTTGTGCATACACCACTCTTTCCCCCTCCCCGCTGTATTCTCTTGTACTAACCTTTGCCTTGGCCATCGCCAGACTGCATTTGCATCTGGCGATAGTCCTTCAAGAAGTAAACACTTTATTTCCATAAAATGTTTTGGGTGTTAATAGCTGCGCGTGGAGGAGAGCCAGCAAGAGTCCCTGGGAATCTCTTTGAGCGGCAGAGCAAGTCGAAGCAATGGCCAGAGCATGGTCAGAGTGTTTGCCACCATAAACGTGGGGCAGGTGAAGGCGCACCAGCAGGCAGACTGTCTCTGGTAGATCCGGGAATTATCATAACAATACTGGACTGgaatcaaagcaaaaagaagctTCCGACTCGCTTTATGGGCTCGCAGTTGGTTCATTCAAGGAACAGCAGTGGAAGTGCAAAACTCTGTTGAAGAATCTACATGGCAAATGAACTTCAAATTGCTGCCATCTGCCAGCTTTTTCAATTGCTTCCTATATGTTTTCTTCATCGTATTTATTCTTATACTTTATTCATCATTTAtacaattgtgtgtgtgtgtgtgtgtgtgtgtgggggggttgTGGGGTTCATCTGctaaaatgacaaaaaaaaattactaCAATGATCCTTCGTGGATCCTCCGTGGAACTTTCTTTCATAAGTGTCTCTGCGTGAAATTTAATTCTAAAATGTGAGCGATGATGGATGATTGGATGAATTGGGGATAGGAAACGTCTGCTAGCTGCTCTCACTGAGATTTATCTGGATGTGGAAAGATGTGTGAGGGGGGACTGGGGGTGTCCCTGTGTTTGTTGGACTTCTGTGCTGTTCTACGCCTGTCGCTGGGCGCGTGCCTGCGCCTGCAGCAGATCCTTCGAGGGCACTGAGAAGACAAACGCAAGGCAGCCAAAGCGCAAGAGCGTGCCGTGAGCGAGCACAGCGGCACCCTCCCAAGCACCGGGCACCATGGGCACCGGCTCACCCGTCgcctggcagcggcaggcaggcttCACGATGCCCACCAGTCTGTAAgcagaaataaaatttatattcTGTTGATATTTCCGAACCATCCAGACTTACCTTTCCTCGCCCAACTTCTTCGGCTCGTACTGCCGCTCGATGTGGCGACGCTTGTCTAGGATTTCATCGACGCGACGCTTCAGATCGGCATCGTCGGGCCGCATGCGCTTGACGCTTTTCGTGCGCCCATTCTCGGTTAGATCGCACGTGTACAGCTGCCCGTTGACCTCCGTGCCGAACTCTGAGTAGTTGATGAGCTCAAAGGACTTGGAGAACTCGTCGTAAAATATGATGGCGTGCTGGGGCGAGATGCGGCTGCAGTAGCCGATGGCGGAGAGATCAACGGTCTCGGTGTGGCACATCGATGTCGAGGGCGTAAAGTGTCCCCCATAGCCCACATAGAGGGTGCGGTAGCGCATATAGATCGACAGGTCCAGGCTCAACGAGCTGAACCAGCGGCTGTCCTCGAGCAT containing:
- the LOC117890917 gene encoding probable V-type proton ATPase subunit D 2; this encodes MASRDRLPVFPSRGAQTLMKSRLAGATKGHGLLKKKADALQMRFRLILGKIIETKTLMGQMMKEAAFSLAEAKFTTGDINQIVLQNVTKAQIKIRTKKDNVAGVTLPVFEPYIDGVDTYELAGLARGGQQLTKLKKNYQSAVRLLVELASLQTSFVTLDDVIKVTNRRVNAIEHVIIPRINRTIEYIISELDELEREEFYRLKKIQDKKREARKSADKRREELRRLGDLAANEEVQNILDEDGDEDLLF
- the LOC117900434 gene encoding dopamine N-acetyltransferase, whose translation is MEYKLIGPEHYEEVIDHLRRNFFADEPLNKAAGLCQKGFGNSELEHHSLETLQDQLSLMAVARSEGAGQAGCKIAGVILNGILRPGDTVLALQKLQASSDINFKKIFELLYNHNLKVDLFGRFKVDRIFDVRILSVDASYRGQGIAKELVKHAESLARKRGFRLLKADATGIFSQKILRSHGFELFAEQLYAKYTDAGGQVVLPVEAPHIKLQLLTKKVGHDEADVDVEPQ
- the LOC117900420 gene encoding protein GUCD1 isoform X1, giving the protein MNGLPQSKHYNLTHYQQRYNWDCGLSCIIMILSTQQRDEMLTNFENICREEGFGSSTWTIDLCYLLLRYQVRHEYYTQTLGIDPNYSQHTYYSKIIDKDEKRVTRKFKDAKAHGLRVEQRTVDMEVILRHLARHGPVILLTNASVLTCEICKRNVLEKFGCFHIPCIAQNTRLPAATNKRYAGHYVVLCGYDMATEKVFYHNPEVHDGHICRCLTDSMDTARRAYGTDEDIILIFEQKASKE
- the LOC117900420 gene encoding protein GUCD1 isoform X2 — protein: MNGLPQSKHYNLTHYQQRYNWDCGLSCIIMILSTQQRDEMLTNFENICREEGFGSSTWTIDLCYLLLRYQVRHEYYTQTLGIDPNYSQHTYYSKIIDKDEKRVTRKFKDAKAHGLRVEQRTVDMEVILRHLARHGPVILLTNASVLTCEICKRNVLEKFGYAGHYVVLCGYDMATEKVFYHNPEVHDGHICRCLTDSMDTARRAYGTDEDIILIFEQKASKE
- the LOC117901058 gene encoding zinc finger protein 574 isoform X1, with translation MICRLCLNALDEQDAVLLFGGNVPPDATQDSDSEAPAAAAAASNSKPVPESYLVKLISIHLYLCLSRDDAISTCICPECCGQLESFHNFWQLVELKQTTLSSQFLEIDCDVNWSEEGDVVDVDEAASPCQLLKEELPEFAEPKIVAAAAAAASAANKFPCMFCEKSFKMRRYLEEHVATHTGDRPIACPYCEMAFRCRSNMYTHVKSKHTIQWLKAREERDAAKSQNQLQAQPEVPSEPAVIEEQQQQQHPPPPPPLPLPQPSPPQPLPLSAIKSDSLEAINLTMAKTSPSTTRTRTTRSSRRKTQSPKKVQSTECHASDGDGDGDADAKDNNSSSHEHHPKRLKENELMLANYNAVAAAVVAAASFNDRTSTGQADSLQQRLRASLLMQQQQQDLFTAMTAAAASTSAATTVTTGGAGALSHPYSLKSVCSSVPGMLDKRRHRMEDNAPLSATATPIICPSCGELPGHNHRCLTKPKYACEVCGKCFKMKRYLEEHFATHTGVKLHTCSFCPTEFRSKSNMYHHTKRKHKAEWERSRATRTAAAAKTVQPVGSPEGVQDSALPPAPTATSGHP
- the LOC117901058 gene encoding zinc finger protein 574 isoform X2; translation: MICRLCLNALDEQDAVLLFGGNVPPDATQDSDSEAPAAAAAASNSKPVPESYLVKLISIHLYLCLSRDDAISTCICPECCGQLESFHNFWQLVELKQTTLSSQFLEIDCDVNWSEEGDVVDVDEAASPCQLLKEELPEFAEPKIVAAAAAAASAANKFPCMFCEKSFKMRRYLEEHVATHTGDRPIACPYCEMAFRCRSNMYTHVKSKHTIQWLKAREERDAAKSQNQLQAQPEVPSEPAVIEEQQQQQHPPPPPPLPLPQPSPPQPLPLSAIKSDSLEAINLTMAKTSPSTTRTRTTRSSRRKTQSPKKVQSTECHASDGDGDGDADAKDNNSSSHEHHPKRLKENELMLANYNAVAAAVVAAASFNDRTSTGQADSLQQRLRASLLMQQQQQDLFTAMTAAAASTSAATTVTTGGAGALSHPYSSVPGMLDKRRHRMEDNAPLSATATPIICPSCGELPGHNHRCLTKPKYACEVCGKCFKMKRYLEEHFATHTGVKLHTCSFCPTEFRSKSNMYHHTKRKHKAEWERSRATRTAAAAKTVQPVGSPEGVQDSALPPAPTATSGHP